One region of Mucilaginibacter gotjawali genomic DNA includes:
- a CDS encoding type B 50S ribosomal protein L31, whose protein sequence is MKKDLHPSNYRLVVFKDMSNDYSFITKSCIDSRETVKWEDGNEYPLIKLEISHTSHPFYTGKMKLVDTAGRIDKFRTRYNKK, encoded by the coding sequence ATGAAAAAAGATCTGCACCCTTCAAATTATAGATTAGTTGTTTTTAAAGATATGTCAAACGACTATTCTTTTATAACAAAATCATGCATCGATTCCCGCGAAACAGTGAAATGGGAAGATGGTAACGAATATCCATTGATCAAATTGGAAATTTCGCATACTTCACACCCCTTTTATACCGGTAAAATGAAGCTGGTTGATACTGCAGGGCGTATCGATAAATTCCGTACCCGTTACAACAAAAAATAA
- a CDS encoding GlmU family protein, producing MAIILFDDNAHYTLRPLTFTRPVADLRIGILTIAEKWAKYLNSGFSWHTQPWLQGKFPVKIEAENIFINGAVCPDEDLAEAITQLQYGEVLKYGDQLIAIKLNEDFAAGFEADAAAGTVVNLKHTPVIIKYPEDIFRNNDTELRKDFKLLTKGRSSAKISSTNTIIGNDFFAEEGAIADCSTFNTTNGPIYLAANTEVWEGTHIRGAFAICEHSQVKMGTKIYGATTVGPYCRVGGEINNAVIWGYSSKGHEGYLGNAVVGEWCNIGADSNNSNLKNNYEEVKLWDYTSQRFRKTGLQFCGLILADHSKCAINTMFNTGTVVGVSANIFGAGFPRNFVPDFSWGGSGGYEVYSIKKMFGTAEKVFARRDHRDFDEHEKEILKKVFELTEEHRRF from the coding sequence ATGGCAATTATCCTTTTTGACGATAACGCACACTACACACTACGGCCCTTAACATTTACCCGCCCGGTGGCCGATCTGCGTATCGGTATTTTAACCATTGCCGAAAAGTGGGCCAAATATTTAAACAGCGGTTTTTCATGGCATACCCAGCCCTGGCTGCAAGGTAAATTCCCGGTAAAAATTGAAGCAGAAAACATTTTTATCAATGGTGCCGTTTGCCCGGATGAAGATCTTGCTGAAGCTATAACCCAATTACAGTATGGTGAAGTATTGAAATACGGGGATCAGTTGATCGCTATTAAGTTAAACGAGGATTTTGCTGCAGGTTTTGAAGCTGATGCCGCAGCTGGCACCGTGGTTAACCTGAAACATACCCCTGTTATTATTAAATACCCCGAAGATATTTTCAGAAACAATGATACCGAGCTGCGTAAAGATTTTAAACTGCTCACCAAAGGGCGCAGCAGTGCCAAAATAAGTTCAACCAATACCATTATCGGGAATGATTTTTTTGCCGAAGAAGGCGCTATTGCTGATTGTTCTACCTTTAATACAACCAACGGGCCCATATACCTTGCTGCAAACACCGAGGTTTGGGAAGGCACGCATATCCGCGGGGCCTTTGCCATTTGCGAACATTCGCAGGTAAAAATGGGAACAAAGATTTACGGGGCCACTACTGTTGGGCCCTATTGCAGGGTTGGCGGCGAAATAAATAATGCCGTCATCTGGGGGTACTCCTCCAAAGGGCATGAAGGTTACCTGGGTAATGCGGTGGTTGGCGAATGGTGTAATATCGGCGCCGACTCCAACAACTCCAACCTTAAAAATAATTACGAGGAAGTGAAGCTGTGGGATTACACCAGTCAGCGTTTCCGCAAGACCGGTTTACAATTTTGCGGGCTGATCCTGGCCGATCATTCGAAATGTGCTATCAATACCATGTTTAATACAGGCACGGTAGTAGGGGTGAGCGCCAATATTTTCGGCGCTGGTTTCCCAAGAAATTTTGTGCCTGATTTTTCCTGGGGCGGTTCAGGCGGTTACGAGGTTTATTCAATAAAAAAAATGTTCGGAACCGCTGAAAAGGTTTTCGCCCGCCGCGATCACCGTGATTTTGATGAGCATGAAAAGGAAATATTAAAGAAGGTATTTGAATTGACAGAGGAACACCGCAGGTTTTGA
- the tpiA gene encoding triose-phosphate isomerase, which yields MRKKIVAGNWKMNLDYNEGLSLFSEVINMVKDEITGNQQAVVCSPYIHLHSLAQLAKGYTKVSVGAQNAHQAESGAYTGEISAKMIKSVGAEYVILGHSERRQYFGEDNALLAKKTDTALKNGLKPIFCIGETLQEREANQHLDIIKSQLVEGVFHLDEAQFVQLVIAYEPVWAIGTGVTASSGQAQEIHAFIRKEIAAKYGQAVAENTTILYGGSCNPKNAPELFACADIDGGLIGGASLKSRDFVDIVKVFN from the coding sequence ATGAGAAAAAAAATTGTTGCCGGAAACTGGAAAATGAACCTGGATTATAACGAAGGTTTAAGCTTATTTTCAGAAGTGATCAATATGGTAAAGGATGAAATTACAGGAAATCAGCAGGCGGTAGTTTGCAGCCCATATATTCATCTGCATAGCCTTGCTCAACTGGCAAAAGGTTATACTAAAGTTTCGGTGGGCGCTCAAAATGCTCACCAGGCAGAGTCAGGCGCCTATACCGGTGAGATCTCAGCAAAAATGATCAAATCTGTTGGCGCTGAATATGTGATCCTGGGTCACTCGGAACGTCGCCAGTATTTTGGCGAAGACAATGCTTTGTTAGCTAAGAAAACTGATACCGCTTTAAAAAATGGATTGAAACCAATTTTCTGCATCGGCGAAACCTTACAGGAGCGCGAAGCCAACCAGCATTTAGATATCATCAAAAGCCAGCTGGTTGAGGGTGTTTTCCATCTGGATGAAGCACAATTTGTACAATTAGTTATCGCTTATGAGCCTGTTTGGGCAATTGGTACAGGGGTAACAGCATCATCAGGCCAGGCACAGGAGATCCATGCCTTTATCCGTAAAGAGATCGCTGCAAAATACGGTCAGGCTGTTGCTGAAAACACCACCATTTTATACGGTGGCAGCTGTAACCCCAAAAATGCCCCTGAATTATTTGCCTGTGCCGATATTGATGGTGGATTGATAGGCGGCGCTTCGCTAAAATCACGCGACTTTGTTGATATCGTGAAGGTTTTTAATTGA
- the prmA gene encoding 50S ribosomal protein L11 methyltransferase: MNYYELLFTTIPAEEYQQDLLINALGEIGFDTFEEVDFGFKAYIPTDDFDQEKLDKQLAMYKDMFSFSYEITLIPEKNWNEVWESNFEPITIGDKIFVRATFHQPRPEFPYEIVIDPKMAFGTGHHQTTSMMLEWILETDFAGKKVLDMGCGTGILAIMAAKLGAGKITAIDYDPVCYDSTVENTKFNGLNNIIALCGSKEVIPDEQFDIVLANINRNILLDQMERYAEVLKEGGEIYFSGFYETPDLDIIKAEAGKHGLKYINHKTNKDWVAAKFVN; encoded by the coding sequence ATGAATTACTACGAATTACTGTTTACCACCATTCCTGCCGAAGAGTACCAGCAGGACCTGCTCATTAATGCTTTGGGCGAGATAGGGTTTGATACTTTTGAGGAAGTTGACTTCGGGTTTAAAGCCTATATCCCGACTGATGATTTTGACCAGGAAAAACTGGACAAACAACTGGCGATGTATAAAGACATGTTCTCCTTTAGTTATGAAATAACGCTCATTCCGGAAAAAAACTGGAATGAAGTATGGGAAAGCAACTTTGAACCGATAACTATCGGGGATAAGATTTTTGTGAGGGCGACATTTCACCAGCCGCGGCCCGAATTTCCTTATGAAATTGTGATTGATCCAAAGATGGCATTTGGTACCGGGCACCATCAAACCACGTCCATGATGCTGGAATGGATCCTTGAAACAGACTTTGCCGGTAAAAAAGTACTGGACATGGGGTGCGGCACCGGGATTTTAGCCATTATGGCGGCTAAACTTGGCGCGGGGAAAATTACAGCAATTGATTATGACCCGGTATGCTATGACAGCACCGTCGAAAACACAAAATTTAATGGGCTGAATAATATCATAGCGCTTTGCGGATCGAAAGAAGTAATCCCTGATGAACAATTCGATATCGTCCTCGCCAATATCAACCGCAATATTTTGCTCGACCAGATGGAGCGGTATGCTGAGGTTTTAAAAGAAGGTGGCGAGATATATTTCAGCGGGTTTTATGAAACGCCCGATCTTGATATCATTAAAGCCGAAGCCGGTAAACACGGGCTAAAATACATCAATCATAAAACCAATAAAGATTGGGTGGCAGCAAAGTTTGTGAACTAA
- a CDS encoding NAD(P)-dependent oxidoreductase — MKVVLIGASGFVGTPVLGELLNRGHQVTTIVRNPDKIAAKSENLTTVAADIFNTGQLAELIKGNDAVISAYNPGWTNPEIYSDFIKGSESIREAVKKAGIKRLLVVGGAGSLRINGAQLVDGPQFPAEYKAGATAARDFLNILYNENDLDWTFLSPAINLHPGERTGKFRLGTDEPVFDTKGKCEISVEDMAIAIVDEIENNHYIKKRFTLGY; from the coding sequence ATGAAAGTAGTATTAATAGGCGCATCAGGCTTTGTAGGAACCCCGGTTTTAGGGGAATTATTAAACCGCGGACACCAGGTGACCACAATTGTGCGCAACCCGGATAAGATTGCTGCAAAAAGTGAAAATTTAACCACCGTAGCAGCTGATATATTTAACACCGGGCAATTAGCCGAACTGATTAAAGGCAACGATGCGGTGATCAGCGCTTACAACCCGGGGTGGACCAATCCTGAAATCTACAGCGACTTTATAAAAGGTTCTGAATCAATCCGCGAAGCCGTAAAAAAAGCAGGTATAAAACGCTTGTTGGTTGTCGGTGGTGCAGGCAGCCTCAGGATTAATGGCGCACAATTGGTAGACGGGCCTCAATTTCCGGCCGAATACAAAGCAGGCGCTACAGCCGCCCGCGACTTTTTAAATATTTTGTATAACGAAAATGATTTAGACTGGACTTTTTTAAGCCCCGCAATTAACCTGCACCCCGGCGAACGTACCGGTAAATTTCGCCTGGGAACCGACGAACCGGTTTTTGATACCAAGGGAAAATGCGAAATCTCTGTTGAAGATATGGCCATAGCCATTGTTGATGAGATTGAAAATAATCACTACATCAAAAAACGTTTTACCCTGGGGTATTAA
- a CDS encoding Rrf2 family transcriptional regulator produces the protein MNGRFSIAIHIMTLLTKAEGELLSSEFIASSINANAALVRKELSNLRNNGLISSKEGATGGYTLGKDATSIRLSDIYQSVKQQSILGQAKNLPNPACPVGRQINQHLDTLYKEVEDTLTEKLVTKTLAEFTGQFD, from the coding sequence ATGAACGGAAGATTTTCCATAGCAATTCACATCATGACCTTACTTACCAAAGCGGAAGGTGAATTGCTGTCCTCCGAATTTATTGCTTCCAGTATCAATGCAAATGCCGCTTTGGTGAGGAAGGAACTGAGCAATTTGCGAAACAATGGTTTGATTTCAAGCAAAGAAGGAGCTACAGGCGGCTATACGCTTGGCAAAGATGCGACGTCGATCAGGCTTTCGGATATTTACCAATCCGTTAAACAGCAATCCATTTTAGGGCAGGCCAAAAATTTGCCCAACCCCGCCTGCCCGGTTGGCAGGCAAATAAACCAACACCTGGATACTTTGTATAAAGAAGTTGAAGACACCCTGACCGAAAAGCTGGTGACTAAAACCCTTGCTGAGTTTACCGGTCAATTTGACTAA
- a CDS encoding helix-turn-helix domain-containing protein has protein sequence MKTLGKKIRLLRHQKGWSQEDVAKRLDISIPAFSKIETGITDINLSRLEQISALFEMSVVQLLTFSDAEQDQKVINELEVINKKLMDRETEVIDLQKKVIELFEELRHNRIIA, from the coding sequence ATGAAGACACTAGGAAAAAAAATTCGGTTATTACGTCATCAAAAGGGATGGAGCCAGGAAGATGTGGCAAAGCGGTTAGATATATCTATTCCGGCCTTTTCAAAAATTGAAACAGGTATTACTGACATCAATTTATCGCGGCTTGAACAGATCTCCGCTTTGTTTGAAATGTCGGTAGTGCAATTGCTTACCTTTAGCGATGCTGAACAGGACCAGAAAGTTATTAATGAACTGGAGGTGATTAACAAAAAGTTAATGGACCGCGAAACGGAAGTGATTGACCTGCAAAAGAAAGTTATTGAACTTTTTGAAGAATTGCGCCACAACCGTATTATTGCTTAA
- a CDS encoding N-acetyltransferase, which translates to MTISEVNNKSTKKAFLDVARVIYKNDKVWVCPLDNDIEAVFDPEKNNFHKNGKSIRWILSDENGKLIGRIGAFINHKKAYNYEQPTGGIGFFECINDEAAAFLLFDTAKNWLAQNGMQAMDGPINFGENDTFWGLLVEGFTHPSYGMNYNPPYYRAFFENYGFTILYTQITNHLEVYKPFPERFYKIAKWVTKKPGYEFKHLVAKEIDKFAADFMEIYNDAWRDFENFVPITYATILESFKKMKPLMDENLIWFAYVNGEPASFLIILPDANQMLKPLKGKLNLLGKLKFLYMKYTAVTRMRAIVMGTKQKFQNHGIESALFITLGDYVLPLKKYTELELSWVGDFNDKMLAMHAAMGVAFGKKHLTMRCIF; encoded by the coding sequence ATGACCATAAGCGAAGTAAACAATAAATCAACCAAAAAGGCCTTTTTAGATGTAGCACGCGTTATTTACAAAAATGACAAAGTGTGGGTTTGTCCGCTTGACAATGATATCGAAGCAGTGTTCGACCCGGAGAAAAATAATTTTCACAAAAACGGGAAATCCATCCGCTGGATCCTTTCAGATGAAAATGGAAAACTGATCGGTCGTATTGGCGCATTCATCAATCATAAAAAAGCTTACAACTACGAACAGCCTACCGGTGGCATTGGTTTTTTTGAATGTATAAATGATGAAGCTGCTGCTTTCCTGTTGTTTGATACCGCAAAAAATTGGCTTGCCCAAAATGGCATGCAGGCCATGGATGGCCCTATAAACTTCGGCGAAAACGATACTTTTTGGGGCCTGCTGGTGGAGGGATTCACCCATCCCTCCTATGGCATGAATTATAATCCGCCTTATTACCGGGCGTTTTTTGAAAACTACGGCTTTACAATTCTTTATACCCAGATCACTAATCACCTGGAGGTATATAAACCATTTCCGGAGCGCTTTTATAAAATAGCTAAATGGGTGACAAAAAAGCCTGGCTATGAGTTTAAACACCTGGTAGCAAAAGAGATTGACAAATTTGCGGCCGATTTTATGGAAATTTACAACGATGCCTGGCGGGATTTTGAAAACTTTGTACCGATAACCTACGCCACCATACTCGAAAGCTTCAAGAAAATGAAGCCATTGATGGACGAAAATTTGATCTGGTTTGCCTATGTAAACGGTGAGCCGGCGTCTTTCCTGATCATTTTACCGGATGCCAATCAAATGCTGAAACCTTTAAAAGGAAAGCTGAATTTGTTGGGGAAACTTAAGTTTTTGTATATGAAATATACCGCTGTTACCAGGATGAGGGCCATAGTAATGGGCACAAAACAAAAATTCCAGAATCACGGTATCGAATCGGCGTTATTTATAACCCTGGGCGATTACGTTTTGCCATTGAAAAAATACACAGAACTGGAATTATCATGGGTGGGCGACTTTAATGACAAAATGCTGGCTATGCACGCAGCCATGGGAGTTGCTTTCGGGAAAAAACATTTAACCATGCGCTGCATTTTTTAA
- the scpB gene encoding SMC-Scp complex subunit ScpB produces MEHIEQYIEALIFVSEQSIRTEEIIYCLQSAFEQDFTIDEINTFIGNISKRYQDESFAIELVKLSNGYQFLTKKKYHQVISLLQAQRSKKKLTQAALETLAIIAYKQPVTKTDVEQIRGVNCDYSVQKLLEKELISIVGKSEALGKPILYGTSAVFMDYFGINNISELPQIKDFTDNSQSIGDQSE; encoded by the coding sequence ATGGAACACATAGAACAATACATTGAAGCGTTAATATTTGTATCAGAACAAAGCATCCGTACGGAGGAGATCATCTATTGTTTGCAGTCGGCCTTTGAACAGGATTTTACGATTGATGAAATTAACACCTTCATCGGCAATATCAGCAAAAGATACCAGGACGAAAGCTTCGCTATTGAATTGGTTAAACTAAGCAATGGCTACCAGTTTTTAACCAAGAAAAAATACCACCAGGTCATCAGCCTGCTGCAGGCTCAGCGCTCAAAAAAGAAGCTTACCCAGGCCGCGCTGGAAACCCTTGCTATTATTGCCTACAAACAACCTGTAACTAAAACAGACGTTGAACAAATCCGCGGCGTAAACTGCGACTATTCAGTCCAAAAGTTGCTCGAAAAAGAGCTAATTTCTATTGTCGGTAAGTCTGAGGCCCTTGGCAAACCCATCCTTTACGGTACCAGTGCTGTTTTCATGGACTATTTCGGCATCAACAACATTAGCGAACTACCTCAAATAAAGGATTTTACAGATAACAGCCAATCAATCGGCGATCAGTCGGAATAA
- a CDS encoding CofH family radical SAM protein, with amino-acid sequence MNTADLLQRALRFEFLSQEEGVYLYHNASTADLMYTANELRKIQVPHGKVTWQIDRNVNTTNVCIANCKFCNFFRRPGHEDAYITDIETYKQKIEETFRLGGDQLLLQGGHHPDLGLKFYADTFRQLKELYPTLKLHSLGPPEIAHVAKLEGMSHIDVLRELKAAGLDSLPGAGAEILNDRVRRLISKGKCGGQEWLDVMRAAHKLNLPTSATMMFGHIETIDERFEHLVWIRQVQSEKPEGHYGFIAFIPWPFQDDGTLLRKVRGITNNVTGDEYIRMIALSRIMLPNIKNIQASWLTVGKPVAQLCLHAGANDFGSIMIEENVVSAAGAPHRFTAKGIQQSIIEAGFEPQLRTQKYEWRQMPVEIEEQVINY; translated from the coding sequence ATGAATACTGCCGATCTGTTGCAACGCGCTTTGCGGTTTGAATTTTTAAGCCAGGAAGAAGGCGTTTACCTGTATCATAATGCCTCAACGGCCGATTTGATGTATACCGCTAACGAACTGCGCAAGATCCAGGTGCCGCATGGCAAGGTTACCTGGCAGATTGACCGCAATGTTAACACCACCAACGTCTGCATCGCCAATTGCAAGTTCTGTAACTTTTTCCGCCGTCCCGGCCACGAGGATGCTTACATAACCGACATTGAAACGTATAAACAAAAAATTGAAGAAACCTTCCGCCTGGGCGGCGACCAGCTTTTATTACAGGGCGGCCATCACCCGGACCTGGGTTTAAAGTTTTATGCTGATACCTTCAGGCAACTTAAAGAGCTATACCCTACCCTCAAACTACATTCATTAGGCCCGCCGGAAATTGCACACGTGGCCAAACTGGAAGGCATGAGCCATATTGATGTATTGCGGGAACTGAAAGCCGCCGGCCTTGATTCACTCCCCGGCGCTGGTGCCGAAATATTGAACGACCGTGTGCGCAGGCTCATCAGCAAAGGCAAATGCGGTGGGCAGGAATGGCTGGATGTAATGCGCGCAGCGCATAAACTCAACCTGCCAACATCCGCCACCATGATGTTCGGCCATATTGAAACTATCGACGAACGTTTTGAGCATTTGGTATGGATCCGCCAGGTGCAATCCGAAAAGCCTGAGGGGCATTACGGCTTTATCGCCTTTATCCCGTGGCCATTCCAGGATGACGGTACCCTGCTGCGTAAAGTGCGCGGCATTACCAACAACGTTACCGGCGACGAATATATCCGGATGATAGCGCTGAGCCGCATCATGCTGCCCAATATCAAAAATATCCAGGCCTCATGGCTTACGGTTGGCAAACCGGTGGCACAACTCTGCCTTCATGCAGGCGCTAATGACTTCGGTTCCATTATGATCGAAGAAAATGTGGTATCCGCTGCTGGTGCTCCGCACAGATTTACCGCCAAAGGCATCCAGCAATCTATCATAGAAGCCGGTTTTGAACCCCAGCTCCGCACCCAAAAATACGAATGGCGCCAAATGCCCGTAGAAATTGAGGAACAGGTGATTAATTATTAG
- a CDS encoding SH3 domain-containing protein: MRKIFLLILLSGLKYVAFAQTEFTLGDDLTYAVIKDTDGYVNIRKSPNTSSPIVGKIYKYNVFNCEVNKTNWWKVLQVQYDNHHKSSWLEGYIYNNRVTLLSTWKKINRKNIHPDNCVLKTDSLIVSVKKKSFNPAKHKLLKAKQELELIDGKGFWGTDGEIPKKSISKLMVVKNGKSIIIPAGAFNDLYEPNFETLSVCYGPENTIYVSMSNSDGAGAYGIVWIFKDYKYYTRYIDDSLD; this comes from the coding sequence ATGAGAAAGATATTTTTATTGATATTACTATCAGGCCTGAAATATGTCGCATTTGCACAAACCGAATTTACTTTAGGTGATGACTTAACATATGCTGTTATTAAAGACACCGATGGCTATGTTAACATCAGAAAGTCGCCAAATACCTCGTCACCTATTGTTGGCAAAATTTACAAATACAATGTTTTTAACTGTGAAGTGAATAAAACAAATTGGTGGAAAGTTTTACAGGTTCAATATGACAATCATCATAAATCCAGTTGGCTTGAAGGTTATATATACAATAATAGGGTAACATTACTTTCTACCTGGAAAAAGATCAATCGAAAAAATATCCATCCTGACAATTGTGTCCTCAAAACTGATAGTTTGATTGTATCTGTTAAAAAGAAATCTTTTAATCCTGCCAAACATAAATTATTAAAGGCGAAACAGGAACTGGAGCTGATTGATGGCAAAGGTTTCTGGGGTACGGATGGGGAAATACCAAAAAAATCAATTTCTAAATTAATGGTGGTAAAAAACGGCAAATCTATCATTATACCCGCCGGTGCTTTCAATGACCTATATGAGCCTAATTTCGAGACATTGAGTGTTTGTTATGGCCCGGAAAATACTATTTACGTTAGTATGTCCAACAGTGATGGCGCAGGGGCATATGGCATCGTATGGATTTTTAAGGACTACAAATATTACACCCGGTATATCGACGATAGTTTGGATTAA
- a CDS encoding ATP-binding cassette domain-containing protein yields MPHSFLSINSITVRYLNNTLFTGLNFIVKKGEHWALIGESGSGKSALLHTIAGRFNITGGAVDHYFFDEFVKDHGQPETLLTYHQLVALVEPKHHFRNLSNTADFYYQQRYNSSDSEDALTVEQYLATVKPTHGKPVYWTYEKTTTLLKLGELLQKQIIKLSNGETKRLMIAAALLKNPALLLLDSPLTGLDVQTRAAFNAVIDEIIASGVTLIMATSPYEIPAAITHVAVLKNGAIIQALPKELFNAELFLQNDKDEVDNKELKALLNEGTNKIPYQFIVKMNKVHIQYGEKVILDGINWQITPGERWALLGPNGAGKSTLLSLINGDNPQAYANDIILFDKKRGTGESIWDIKSKIGFVSPELHQYFPTDNSCLQVIESGYYDTLGLFRLSQKTKADTALRWMKALEIEQYARVLLKNIPASAQRLCLLARALIKNPDLLIFDEPCQGLDAHQQHHFKTLVDTICSMSNVTLIYVSHYQQEIPESVTKVLRLERGKNIS; encoded by the coding sequence ATGCCCCATTCTTTTCTTTCCATAAATAGCATCACCGTCCGATATTTAAACAACACCCTTTTTACCGGTTTAAATTTTATAGTAAAAAAAGGGGAACACTGGGCGCTCATTGGCGAAAGTGGTTCGGGGAAGAGTGCTTTACTGCATACCATAGCCGGCAGGTTTAATATTACCGGCGGCGCTGTCGACCATTATTTCTTTGATGAATTTGTAAAAGATCATGGCCAGCCCGAAACCTTGCTCACCTATCACCAGCTGGTGGCCCTGGTTGAGCCCAAACATCATTTCAGGAACCTGTCCAACACTGCCGATTTTTACTACCAGCAACGCTATAACTCCTCCGATTCGGAAGATGCGTTAACGGTTGAACAATACCTGGCAACCGTAAAACCTACGCATGGCAAACCCGTTTATTGGACCTACGAAAAAACAACCACCCTGTTAAAATTGGGTGAACTGCTGCAAAAACAGATTATTAAATTATCAAACGGCGAAACCAAACGCCTGATGATCGCCGCCGCGTTGCTAAAAAACCCTGCGCTGTTATTGCTTGATAGCCCTTTAACCGGGCTGGATGTACAAACGCGGGCGGCTTTTAATGCCGTTATTGATGAAATCATTGCATCCGGGGTTACCTTAATTATGGCTACGTCCCCCTACGAGATCCCGGCGGCCATTACCCATGTGGCTGTTTTAAAAAATGGCGCCATCATTCAAGCGCTGCCGAAAGAGCTGTTTAACGCCGAACTGTTTTTGCAGAATGATAAAGATGAAGTAGATAATAAGGAACTAAAAGCCTTATTAAATGAAGGCACAAACAAAATACCGTATCAATTCATCGTTAAGATGAATAAGGTACACATTCAGTACGGCGAAAAGGTTATTCTTGATGGCATTAACTGGCAAATAACACCCGGCGAAAGATGGGCGCTGCTGGGCCCCAACGGCGCCGGCAAATCAACCTTGCTCAGTTTAATCAACGGCGATAATCCGCAGGCTTATGCCAATGACATTATTTTGTTTGATAAAAAACGCGGCACCGGCGAAAGTATCTGGGATATTAAAAGCAAAATCGGCTTCGTTTCGCCCGAGCTGCACCAATACTTCCCGACAGATAACAGTTGTTTGCAGGTGATTGAATCCGGCTATTATGACACCCTTGGCCTATTCCGGCTTTCACAAAAAACGAAAGCCGATACCGCGCTGCGCTGGATGAAAGCCCTGGAAATTGAGCAATATGCCCGTGTACTGCTGAAAAACATCCCGGCAAGCGCGCAGCGCCTGTGCCTGCTGGCCCGTGCCCTCATCAAAAACCCCGACCTGCTGATCTTCGACGAACCCTGCCAGGGCCTCGATGCGCACCAGCAGCACCATTTTAAAACCCTGGTGGATACCATTTGCAGCATGAGCAATGTTACGCTCATCTACGTAAGCCATTACCAGCAGGAGATACCGGAAAGCGTGACGAAGGTGTTGAGGTTGGAAAGAGGAAAAAATATATCTTAG
- a CDS encoding RNA polymerase sigma factor translates to MSKELNTGIPTDSEVILGILNNSESVLKRLYIAYFPMVLQLIVNNNGDGDDAKDVYQEAIIILYNKVKTGDFELSSKLKTYIYSICRRLWLKRLSQMNRYGGDIKDFQEYLTVDDETEKNNERDIQFNKMGEALKLLGEPCKTIIEDFYINNRSMKEICEEFGYTNADNAKTQKYKCLQRLKKLFFQQK, encoded by the coding sequence GTGAGTAAAGAGTTGAATACGGGAATACCGACAGATAGTGAAGTGATTCTGGGCATCCTGAATAATTCGGAAAGTGTATTAAAGCGGTTATATATTGCTTACTTCCCGATGGTGCTGCAGTTGATTGTTAACAACAATGGCGATGGGGATGATGCAAAAGACGTTTACCAGGAAGCCATTATTATACTTTACAATAAGGTTAAAACCGGCGATTTTGAGTTAAGCAGTAAGCTAAAAACATACATATACTCCATTTGCAGGAGGCTTTGGTTAAAGCGCCTGAGTCAGATGAACAGGTATGGTGGAGATATTAAGGATTTTCAGGAGTATTTAACAGTAGATGACGAAACTGAAAAGAATAATGAGCGGGATATACAGTTTAATAAAATGGGAGAAGCCCTTAAGTTATTAGGCGAACCCTGCAAAACAATTATTGAGGATTTTTATATCAATAACAGGTCGATGAAGGAGATCTGCGAGGAGTTTGGCTATACCAATGCGGATAATGCCAAAACCCAGAAGTATAAGTGCCTTCAAAGGCTGAAAAAATTATTTTTTCAGCAAAAATAA